From a region of the Candidatus Pelagibacter sp. FZCC0015 genome:
- a CDS encoding adenosine kinase — MKILGIGNAIVDVICKVDDNFITKNNLTKSTMKLFFDENEFKNLLTNLKIEKTVSGGSVANSIVGLSQLGNKVGFVGKISDDEFGIKYEDGLKKEKVEYFYSKKKEELPTGTCLILVTPDSERTMCTFLGTAGKINENDVSSDVIKNSELIFLEGYLWDEGEPKKAFDKAIYNANKVAMSLSDLFCVDRHKPHFLNLVKNKLDITFANEQEITSLITANNFNEVINFSKQLNKLVIITRGEKGAVAVNGNEVIESDTQKNLKIIDLTGAGDLFAAGFLHGYINKLSTKECLEKGTEMATRVIQQIGARL, encoded by the coding sequence ATGAAAATTTTAGGAATAGGAAACGCAATTGTAGATGTCATTTGTAAAGTAGATGACAATTTTATCACCAAAAATAATCTTACAAAGAGTACGATGAAATTATTCTTTGATGAAAATGAGTTCAAAAATTTATTAACAAATCTTAAAATTGAAAAAACTGTCTCTGGAGGATCTGTTGCAAACTCTATAGTTGGATTATCTCAACTTGGTAATAAAGTTGGATTTGTAGGTAAAATTTCTGATGATGAATTTGGTATTAAATATGAGGATGGTTTAAAAAAAGAAAAAGTGGAGTATTTTTATTCAAAAAAAAAAGAAGAATTGCCAACTGGAACTTGTCTAATATTAGTAACTCCTGACTCTGAAAGAACAATGTGTACTTTCTTAGGAACAGCAGGAAAAATTAATGAGAACGATGTTAGTTCGGATGTGATTAAAAATAGTGAACTAATATTTTTAGAAGGTTACTTATGGGATGAGGGAGAACCCAAAAAAGCGTTTGATAAAGCTATATATAATGCAAACAAAGTTGCTATGTCACTCTCTGATTTATTTTGTGTAGATAGGCATAAACCTCATTTTTTAAACTTAGTTAAAAATAAACTTGATATAACTTTTGCTAACGAACAAGAAATCACATCTTTAATTACAGCAAATAATTTTAATGAAGTCATAAATTTTTCAAAACAACTTAATAAATTAGTTATTATAACTCGAGGTGAAAAAGGTGCAGTTGCAGTCAATGGCAATGAGGTTATTGAAAGTGATACACAAAAAAATCTTAAAATTATTGACCTCACTGGCGCAGGTGATCTTTTTGCTGCTGGATTTTTACATGGGTACATTAACAAATTATCTACAAAAGAATGCCTTGAGAAAGGTACTGAAATGGCAACAAGGGTAATACAACAAATTGGAGCAAGGCTCTAA
- the nth gene encoding endonuclease III, giving the protein MNEKQKAKIIIKTLNKIYPKAPVPLKSKNTFTLLISVLLSAQCTDVNVNNVTKDIYPKYYKPEHFVKLGRKKIEKLIQKIGIFRIKAKSIYLMSKQVLEKHKGKIPRTFEELEKLPGVGHKTASVVMSQGFGYPAFAVDTHIHRLAQRWGLTNGKNVVQTEKDLKRIFPKKTWSKLHLQIIFYGREYCKARDCYGLSCEICTTCYPNRKKPVITKKA; this is encoded by the coding sequence ATGAATGAAAAACAGAAAGCAAAAATCATCATTAAAACCCTAAATAAAATTTACCCTAAAGCGCCTGTTCCTTTAAAAAGCAAAAATACATTCACACTATTAATTTCTGTACTGCTTTCAGCACAATGTACTGATGTAAATGTTAATAATGTAACAAAAGATATATATCCTAAATACTATAAACCAGAACACTTTGTAAAATTAGGAAGAAAAAAAATTGAAAAATTAATACAAAAAATTGGAATTTTTAGAATTAAAGCAAAAAGTATCTATTTGATGTCGAAACAAGTCTTGGAAAAACACAAGGGTAAGATTCCTAGAACCTTTGAAGAACTTGAAAAATTACCTGGTGTAGGACACAAAACAGCAAGCGTAGTAATGTCTCAAGGCTTCGGATATCCAGCTTTTGCAGTTGATACTCATATTCATAGACTTGCACAACGATGGGGTTTAACAAATGGGAAAAATGTAGTTCAAACTGAAAAAGATTTAAAAAGAATATTTCCTAAAAAAACTTGGTCAAAGCTTCATTTGCAAATAATTTTTTATGGTAGAGAATATTGTAAGGCAAGAGATTGTTATGGTTTAAGTTGCGAAATATGTACTACTTGCTACCCAAATAGAAAAAAACCTGTTATTACCAAAAAAGCTTAA
- the dapB gene encoding 4-hydroxy-tetrahydrodipicolinate reductase produces MKKINLAISGCMGRMGQQLIKSSKKNKNFKLVTLTENRLINKKFNGIKPELNSDKAFKKTDVIIDFTVPDCTIEILKIASKLGKKVVIGTTGFTRSQENQIKKYSKKIPILKAGNMSLGVNLLMYLTEIASKSLNDGYLSKIFEVHHKHKKDYPSGTALMLGKGIADGKNKNLYNLIGKKFLNKKSFPYGKKINFNSIRKGEIIGEHEVKFSSGKEIITLNHEAFDRALYSDGALTASKWLMKKKPGLYSMRDLLNFS; encoded by the coding sequence ATGAAAAAAATTAATTTAGCGATTTCAGGTTGTATGGGTAGGATGGGCCAGCAATTAATTAAGTCTTCAAAGAAAAATAAAAATTTTAAACTAGTTACACTTACAGAAAATAGATTAATAAATAAAAAGTTTAATGGAATTAAACCTGAATTAAATTCTGATAAAGCATTTAAAAAAACTGATGTAATCATTGATTTCACCGTACCAGATTGTACTATTGAAATTCTTAAAATAGCATCAAAACTAGGGAAGAAAGTAGTAATTGGTACTACTGGATTTACTAGAAGCCAAGAAAACCAAATTAAAAAATATTCCAAAAAAATACCTATTCTTAAAGCTGGTAATATGAGCTTAGGTGTAAATTTATTAATGTATTTAACTGAGATTGCATCAAAATCATTAAATGATGGATACTTAAGCAAAATATTTGAAGTACACCACAAGCATAAAAAAGACTATCCATCTGGTACTGCGTTAATGCTTGGAAAAGGAATTGCTGATGGAAAAAATAAAAATTTATATAATTTAATTGGTAAAAAATTCTTAAATAAAAAATCTTTCCCTTATGGAAAAAAAATTAATTTTAATTCAATTAGAAAAGGTGAAATTATTGGTGAACATGAAGTGAAATTCTCAAGTGGTAAAGAAATAATTACATTAAACCATGAGGCTTTTGATAGAGCCCTTTATTCAGATGGGGCTTTAACTGCTTCTAAATGGTTAATGAAAAAAAAACCAGGATTATATTCCATGAGAGATTTGCTTAACTTTTCATAA
- a CDS encoding ribosome alternative rescue factor ArfA, giving the protein MKNKLLKKNPLIRNLFTQKYKPKIVKPKKGKGSFKRKKS; this is encoded by the coding sequence ATGAAAAATAAATTATTAAAAAAAAATCCTTTAATAAGAAATTTATTTACACAAAAATACAAACCAAAAATAGTTAAACCTAAAAAGGGGAAGGGAAGTTTTAAAAGAAAGAAAAGTTAA
- a CDS encoding DUF3576 domain-containing protein, with product MKKSIVLLLIVILLQACGKNDTFLPGGDARENPPEPQKRVKKNLEEGKGFRLDNMFKGKSGGGDFEFASSNELWRASLDTIDFIPLISANYSGGIIISDWYSEDQENFIKITIRFLSNEVRSDAIDIKIFYKLCDANMKCVTSKRESKLVEELKTQILKKAAVYQKQTKDKNFKPYKGSGLKN from the coding sequence ATGAAGAAATCAATTGTTTTGTTGCTAATTGTAATACTATTACAGGCGTGCGGAAAGAACGATACTTTTTTACCGGGCGGCGATGCTAGGGAAAATCCTCCAGAACCACAAAAAAGAGTTAAAAAAAATTTGGAAGAAGGGAAGGGCTTTAGATTAGACAACATGTTTAAAGGTAAATCTGGTGGTGGTGATTTTGAATTTGCAAGCTCAAATGAATTATGGAGAGCTTCATTAGATACAATTGATTTCATACCATTAATTTCTGCAAATTACAGTGGTGGAATAATTATTTCAGATTGGTATTCAGAAGATCAGGAAAACTTTATAAAAATAACCATTAGATTCTTGAGCAATGAAGTGAGGTCTGATGCAATAGATATCAAAATTTTTTATAAATTATGTGATGCGAATATGAAATGTGTAACGTCAAAGAGAGAAAGTAAATTAGTAGAAGAACTCAAAACTCAAATTTTAAAAAAAGCTGCTGTATACCAAAAACAAACAAAAGATAAAAATTTTAAGCCATACAAGGGTAGTGGTCTTAAAAATTAA
- a CDS encoding glycosyltransferase yields the protein MNLNNKITIIIILYNSSNLIFDCLKSLSNFKIIIVDNGKNINVLSEIKKKKNIKVISKNKNLGFGNGVNFAFNEVQTEYFLLLNPDIVIDEKSILLLLNTALSYENCAIAAPLNVPDKDSYGILPEKRNIYEKNKLYFKDNIKKNLIPVGEICVDVSKGCALLIKSKYFYEVNLFSKKYFLFWEEIDLCRKFLNRKLSIIVNPNSLAFHKQGKSSKFSIRNFFVRCYHSELSPLYYFNIKKSSLYIYKNILKYLFRTLSYLLIFNLKNSIKNFSKLSANIFYVLK from the coding sequence ATGAATTTAAATAATAAGATAACCATAATAATTATTCTCTATAATTCATCGAATTTAATTTTTGATTGTTTAAAATCTCTATCTAATTTTAAAATTATAATAGTAGATAATGGAAAAAATATTAATGTATTAAGTGAAATAAAAAAAAAAAAAAATATAAAAGTAATTTCAAAAAATAAAAATCTAGGTTTTGGGAATGGTGTTAATTTTGCCTTTAATGAAGTTCAGACAGAATATTTTCTATTATTAAATCCCGACATAGTTATAGATGAAAAATCAATTTTACTTCTTTTAAATACTGCATTAAGTTATGAAAATTGTGCAATAGCTGCTCCGCTTAACGTTCCCGATAAAGATAGTTATGGAATTTTACCTGAAAAAAGAAATATTTATGAAAAAAATAAATTATATTTTAAGGATAATATAAAAAAAAACCTTATACCAGTCGGTGAAATTTGTGTAGATGTCTCAAAAGGGTGTGCACTTTTAATAAAATCTAAATATTTTTATGAGGTCAATTTATTTTCAAAAAAATATTTTTTATTTTGGGAAGAGATTGATCTATGTAGAAAATTTTTAAATAGGAAGTTATCAATTATTGTTAATCCAAATTCTCTAGCTTTTCATAAACAAGGAAAATCTAGCAAGTTTAGTATAAGGAATTTTTTTGTACGATGTTATCACAGTGAATTATCGCCCTTATATTATTTTAATATTAAAAAAAGTTCTCTATATATTTATAAAAATATTTTAAAATATTTATTTAGAACGCTAAGTTACTTGTTAATATTTAATCTCAAAAATTCAATTAAAAATTTTTCTAAGCTTTCAGCAAATATATTTTATGTATTAAAATGA
- a CDS encoding thiamine phosphate synthase: MFKKYYFISKFDTNYIDKQDKQTVIIYRNYTSKIHNEELISKINKYCKKKGMKFYLANNIKLALKLNLDGAYIPAFNKSFKHLSYSYKKNFQILGSAHNLKEIRIKENQEADKIFISSLFKKNKNYLGINKFKLLTKITKKKIVVLGGISKKNIKKIPLLNQRCFAGISYFE; encoded by the coding sequence ATGTTCAAAAAATATTACTTTATAAGTAAATTTGATACAAATTATATCGATAAACAAGACAAGCAAACTGTTATAATTTATCGAAATTATACTTCAAAGATACATAATGAAGAATTAATTTCCAAAATTAACAAATATTGCAAAAAAAAAGGTATGAAGTTTTATTTAGCTAATAATATTAAATTAGCACTAAAGTTAAACTTAGATGGTGCTTATATTCCTGCTTTTAATAAAAGCTTTAAACACTTATCATATTCATACAAAAAAAACTTTCAAATTTTAGGGTCTGCACACAATCTAAAAGAAATTAGAATTAAAGAAAATCAAGAAGCTGATAAAATTTTTATATCATCCTTATTTAAAAAAAATAAAAACTATTTAGGAATAAATAAATTTAAATTACTGACCAAAATTACAAAAAAAAAAATTGTAGTATTAGGTGGAATTTCTAAAAAAAATATAAAAAAAATACCACTTTTAAATCAAAGGTGTTTTGCTGGTATTTCATATTTTGAATAA
- a CDS encoding YggS family pyridoxal phosphate-dependent enzyme produces MHNTVHNLLKIQNRIKDHLNILNITKFPKIIAVSKTFKIDKILPLIDSGHIDFGENKVQEALEKWTEVKKNNSEIKLHMIGKLQTNKVKFAVQLFDYIHSVDSEKLAKKIAEEESKINRKTKIFLQVNIGDEKQKSGVNKSEIENLVTYCKKINLNILGLMCIPPANIEPAVYFEEMSSLNKSFNFDELSMGMSSDYLKAARYNSTYLRIGASIFGQRS; encoded by the coding sequence ATGCATAACACCGTTCACAATTTATTAAAAATTCAAAATAGAATTAAAGATCATTTGAATATTTTGAACATTACTAAATTTCCTAAAATTATAGCAGTTTCAAAGACTTTTAAAATTGATAAAATTTTACCTTTAATTGATAGTGGTCATATAGATTTTGGTGAAAATAAAGTTCAAGAAGCTTTAGAAAAGTGGACCGAAGTTAAAAAAAATAATTCTGAAATTAAATTGCATATGATTGGGAAATTACAAACAAACAAAGTAAAATTTGCAGTACAATTATTCGATTACATCCATTCTGTTGATAGTGAAAAACTTGCAAAAAAAATTGCAGAGGAGGAGTCCAAAATTAATAGAAAAACAAAAATTTTTTTACAAGTAAATATTGGTGATGAAAAACAAAAATCTGGTGTTAATAAAAGTGAAATTGAGAATTTAGTAACATATTGTAAAAAAATAAATTTAAATATTTTAGGATTAATGTGCATTCCCCCTGCTAATATTGAACCAGCAGTGTATTTTGAAGAAATGAGTTCATTGAATAAATCATTTAACTTTGATGAACTTAGTATGGGAATGTCTTCTGACTATTTAAAAGCAGCAAGATATAACTCAACGTACCTTAGAATAGGGGCAAGCATCTTTGGCCAAAGATCCTAA
- the leuS gene encoding leucine--tRNA ligase codes for MERYNFKSIEKKWQKFWEKNKSFKTKINKSQKKFYCLEMFPYPSGKIHMGHVRNYTIGDVLARFKTLQGFNVLHPMGWDSFGMPAENAAKQNNLDPKLWTETNIQNMKSQLKKLGLSIDWDREISTCSDDYYKHQQMFFLELLEKKLVYRKENYVNWDPVDETVLANEQVIDGKGWRSGALVERKKLSQWFFNISKFSQELLDGLDKLENWPNKVKTMQKNWIGKSFGCEINFKIEGNLPVQNIKCFTTRPDTLFGLSFLAVSIDHEISKYFNDDKNFIKFRTECSKTGTTEEAIAVGDKIGFKTKLMAINPLNPNQKVPVYFANFVLMDYGFGAVFGCPAHDQRDFDFAKKYNLEIKTVVRPKDQDERFNVNKEAYPGPGIIINSDFLNGLEAPKNSIIETIKILEEKKLGKKQINFRLKDWGVSRQRYWGCPIPVAYDDNGNVKPIPKSMLPVKLPENINLKVKGNPLDSQKDWKEVEINGKKLTRETDTLDTFVCSSWYFLRFCSPNEKTYGFNKDEIDYWMPVDQYIGGVEHAILHLLYSRFFMHAISYDNKEFNIKEPFNGLFTQGMVCHETYKDTNNNWVSPEEIETIEGEKYLKKDKSRIIVGPSESMSKSKKNTIDPENIIANYGADAARLFILSDSPPEKDVQWSEEGIIASFKFIQKLWNLNLKINNEIKKKHSEDKSNDLTKYTHKFIKKITGNLNDFNYNVIIANLHEAYNYYNKEITNNYKPNTLKENYKKILTALIPIIPHFSSECLEMMNEKANIVWPTYDEKLLEEKNSDVVVQINGKKRGLINIKKDIDEKELFKIILNNKNLYKYLENKEIKKNIYIKNKLINIII; via the coding sequence GTGGAACGATATAATTTTAAATCTATAGAAAAAAAATGGCAAAAATTTTGGGAAAAAAATAAAAGTTTCAAAACAAAAATAAATAAATCTCAAAAAAAATTTTATTGTCTAGAAATGTTTCCATACCCCTCTGGTAAAATACATATGGGTCATGTAAGGAATTACACAATCGGTGATGTGCTTGCGAGATTTAAAACGTTACAAGGATTCAATGTTCTTCATCCTATGGGATGGGATTCATTTGGGATGCCAGCTGAAAATGCTGCAAAACAAAATAATCTTGATCCTAAATTGTGGACTGAAACTAATATCCAAAATATGAAATCACAATTAAAAAAACTTGGTTTATCTATTGACTGGGATAGAGAAATTTCAACTTGTTCAGATGATTATTATAAACATCAACAAATGTTTTTTTTAGAACTTTTAGAAAAAAAATTAGTTTATAGAAAAGAAAATTATGTAAATTGGGACCCTGTTGATGAAACAGTCTTAGCAAACGAACAAGTTATCGATGGTAAGGGCTGGCGTTCAGGAGCTTTAGTAGAGAGAAAGAAATTAAGTCAATGGTTTTTCAATATTTCTAAATTTTCTCAAGAGCTATTAGATGGTTTGGATAAATTGGAGAATTGGCCAAATAAAGTTAAAACCATGCAAAAAAATTGGATAGGAAAATCTTTTGGATGTGAAATTAATTTTAAAATTGAGGGAAATTTACCAGTTCAAAATATAAAATGTTTTACTACAAGACCAGACACTCTTTTCGGTTTATCTTTTTTAGCTGTTTCTATAGACCATGAAATATCAAAATATTTTAATGATGATAAGAATTTTATTAAATTTAGAACTGAATGTTCAAAAACTGGAACTACTGAGGAGGCTATAGCTGTTGGTGACAAAATAGGATTTAAAACAAAGCTTATGGCTATAAACCCCTTGAATCCCAATCAAAAAGTTCCAGTATATTTTGCAAATTTTGTTCTTATGGATTATGGATTTGGGGCTGTTTTTGGTTGTCCAGCTCATGACCAAAGAGATTTTGATTTTGCAAAAAAATATAACCTAGAAATTAAAACAGTTGTAAGACCTAAAGACCAAGATGAAAGATTTAATGTAAATAAAGAAGCATATCCTGGACCAGGAATTATAATTAATTCAGATTTTTTAAATGGTTTAGAAGCACCTAAAAATTCTATTATTGAAACAATAAAAATTTTAGAAGAAAAAAAACTAGGAAAAAAACAGATTAACTTTAGACTAAAAGATTGGGGTGTTTCTAGACAGAGATACTGGGGATGTCCAATACCAGTAGCTTATGATGATAATGGAAATGTCAAACCAATACCAAAATCAATGCTTCCAGTTAAGCTACCAGAAAATATTAATTTAAAAGTAAAGGGCAATCCTTTAGATAGTCAAAAAGATTGGAAAGAGGTAGAAATTAATGGAAAAAAATTGACTAGAGAAACAGATACTCTAGACACTTTCGTATGTTCTTCATGGTATTTTTTGAGATTTTGTTCACCAAACGAAAAAACATATGGATTCAATAAAGATGAAATTGATTACTGGATGCCAGTTGATCAATATATTGGAGGTGTTGAACATGCAATTTTACATTTACTTTATTCAAGATTTTTCATGCACGCAATTTCTTATGATAACAAGGAATTTAATATCAAAGAACCATTTAATGGTCTTTTCACTCAAGGTATGGTTTGTCATGAAACTTATAAAGATACAAATAACAACTGGGTCAGTCCTGAAGAAATTGAAACTATAGAAGGAGAAAAATATTTAAAGAAAGATAAATCTAGAATAATTGTAGGTCCTAGTGAGTCAATGTCTAAATCTAAAAAAAATACCATAGATCCTGAAAACATTATTGCTAATTATGGAGCTGATGCAGCAAGATTATTTATTTTATCAGATAGCCCTCCAGAAAAAGATGTTCAATGGTCTGAGGAAGGCATTATAGCATCATTCAAGTTTATTCAAAAATTATGGAATTTAAATTTAAAAATTAATAATGAAATTAAAAAGAAACACTCAGAGGATAAAAGCAATGATTTAACAAAATATACTCATAAATTTATAAAAAAAATTACAGGTAATCTTAATGATTTTAATTACAATGTTATTATTGCCAATCTTCACGAAGCCTACAACTATTATAACAAAGAAATTACAAATAATTACAAACCAAATACATTAAAAGAAAATTATAAAAAAATACTAACTGCACTAATTCCTATTATTCCACACTTTTCAAGTGAATGCTTAGAAATGATGAATGAAAAAGCTAATATAGTTTGGCCAACTTACGATGAAAAATTGCTTGAAGAAAAAAATTCAGACGTAGTTGTTCAAATAAATGGTAAAAAAAGAGGTTTGATAAACATCAAAAAAGATATTGACGAAAAAGAATTATTTAAAATAATTTTGAATAATAAAAACTTGTATAAATATCTTGAAAATAAAGAAATAAAAAAAAATATTTATATTAAAAATAAATTAATAAATATTATTATTTAA
- a CDS encoding L,D-transpeptidase family protein, which yields MTIILKNKHTLKLGDFYFKCCIGKKGKSIKKREGDMKTPKGFFRIEHLYFRKDRVKKPQTYLKCLNIKKNLGWCNDVTSKKYYNKLIKIPSKFKHEKLLRKDNKYDLFIPIKYNYSNPVLGNGSCIFIHLTKNYKPTAGCIALNKKDFLIMLKLLKKNSKIKIL from the coding sequence ATGACAATTATACTAAAAAATAAACATACACTTAAATTAGGTGATTTTTATTTTAAATGCTGCATTGGAAAAAAAGGTAAATCAATTAAAAAAAGAGAGGGTGATATGAAAACACCAAAAGGTTTTTTTAGAATCGAGCATTTGTATTTTAGAAAAGATAGAGTCAAAAAACCACAAACCTATTTAAAATGCTTAAATATTAAAAAAAATTTAGGTTGGTGCAATGATGTTACTTCCAAAAAATATTATAACAAACTTATAAAAATACCATCTAAATTTAAACATGAAAAACTTTTACGAAAAGATAATAAATATGACTTATTTATTCCAATTAAGTATAATTATAGTAATCCAGTCCTTGGAAATGGAAGTTGTATATTTATTCATTTAACCAAAAATTATAAGCCGACCGCTGGCTGTATTGCATTAAATAAAAAAGATTTTTTAATAATGTTAAAACTTTTAAAAAAAAATTCTAAAATAAAGATACTTTAG
- a CDS encoding porin, which yields MNNLKKVGLSALAGSLVAMSANAADISFSGGASVGMYQESENDKTLFYNNDSVTITVSGETDGGLMITNTMELDGSSAAAGGFDNSSTTISMDGMGKITYARHGGDSMVGQWDSVAPTAYEEVWDVVETSASAANNVIGGKAGNGLWRYDSPSISGVSIGFTYDSTVNTGTVSSYSDMGISIAPEMVEGFSAGYATGEYTETAAIGDVDVSTLWVKYAYGPVTVSYQESEEDATTAANSNDSEEWGISYAISDDLSVSYGQHEHNDGTDSSGDIQESTGMSISYTMAGTTIAASFNETDNADGVTSEDTEGYEINVSFAF from the coding sequence ATGAACAATTTAAAAAAAGTTGGTTTATCAGCTTTAGCAGGTTCATTAGTTGCTATGTCTGCAAACGCAGCAGATATATCATTTAGTGGTGGTGCTTCAGTTGGTATGTACCAAGAGTCTGAAAACGACAAGACTCTTTTCTACAACAATGACAGTGTAACAATTACTGTTTCAGGTGAAACTGATGGTGGTCTTATGATTACTAACACTATGGAATTAGATGGTTCTTCTGCAGCAGCAGGTGGATTTGACAATTCTTCAACTACAATATCTATGGATGGAATGGGTAAAATTACTTACGCAAGACACGGTGGTGATTCTATGGTAGGTCAGTGGGACTCTGTTGCTCCAACTGCATATGAAGAAGTATGGGATGTAGTAGAAACATCTGCTTCAGCAGCTAACAATGTAATTGGTGGAAAAGCTGGAAATGGTTTATGGAGATATGACTCTCCATCAATTTCTGGTGTTTCTATCGGATTCACTTATGACAGTACAGTTAATACTGGTACAGTAAGTTCATACTCAGATATGGGTATTTCTATTGCACCAGAAATGGTTGAAGGATTCTCAGCTGGTTATGCAACTGGTGAATACACAGAAACTGCAGCTATCGGTGATGTAGACGTATCAACTCTATGGGTTAAATACGCTTATGGTCCAGTAACTGTTTCTTACCAAGAGTCAGAAGAAGATGCAACAACTGCAGCTAACTCTAACGACTCTGAGGAATGGGGTATCTCATACGCAATAAGCGATGATCTATCAGTTTCTTACGGTCAACACGAGCATAATGATGGTACTGATTCATCAGGTGATATCCAAGAATCAACTGGTATGTCAATTTCATACACTATGGCTGGAACAACAATTGCTGCTTCGTTTAACGAAACAGACAATGCAGACGGTGTTACATCAGAAGATACTGAAGGTTACGAAATTAACGTATCATTTGCGTTCTAA
- a CDS encoding winged helix-turn-helix domain-containing protein, with translation MNNKNLIIYQHPILYQIFKEQHEDLNFTILHAENKEFLLDKIKNLKNYLILSKKKIENINNQLVLNNSSIKFFKLIEKINIELIKNNFINQSEFIVKDYFIDLNSRQMSKNGKKVNLTEKEVDTIIYISNAKKPISAKELEKYVWQYKSDIETHTVETHIYRLRKKILKIFDDKNFLLSGKNGYKII, from the coding sequence ATGAATAATAAGAATTTAATAATTTACCAACATCCAATTTTATATCAAATTTTTAAAGAACAGCATGAAGATTTAAATTTCACAATTTTACATGCTGAAAATAAAGAATTTTTGCTGGATAAAATTAAAAATTTAAAAAATTATTTAATTTTGTCAAAAAAAAAAATTGAAAATATTAATAATCAATTAGTTTTAAATAACTCATCAATTAAATTTTTTAAATTAATAGAAAAAATAAATATAGAATTAATTAAAAACAACTTTATTAACCAATCAGAGTTTATTGTTAAGGACTATTTCATTGATTTAAATTCAAGACAAATGTCAAAAAATGGCAAAAAAGTAAATTTAACAGAAAAAGAAGTTGATACAATTATTTATATTTCAAATGCAAAAAAACCTATCAGTGCAAAAGAACTTGAAAAATATGTATGGCAGTATAAATCAGATATAGAAACACACACCGTAGAAACTCACATATATAGGTTAAGAAAAAAAATTCTTAAAATTTTTGATGATAAAAATTTTCTATTAAGTGGAAAGAATGGATATAAAATAATTTAA